The genomic interval TCTGGCTGAAGGTGGCGCTGTACAAGAACTTCCGGGCGGTGACGAAAAAGCACCACAAGCTCAAAACAAAACTGAACAAATCAAAATGGGAAAAAATATTTACATGCAAAACTGCGTTGCTTGTCATCAAGCTGAAGGACAAGGCATTACTCACGCCTTCCCTCCATTGGCAAAATCAGATTATCTTAACGCAGACACCACAAGAGCAATTGATGTTTTGCTAAATGGTTTAGAAGGAAAAATTAAAGTTAATGGCGAAGAATATGATAGCGTAATGCCAAGCTTAGAACTGAGCAACGAGCAAATTGCCAACGTACTTACTTTTGTTTACAACAATTGGGGAAACAAAGGCGTTATTGTTACTCCTGAAGAAGTAAACGCTGTTCGTTCTCACTAGATAGATATTATGGGAAAAAATGTTTTCACGTGTTGTTTAGCTCTTTTTATTTTCTGCTCCTTGGTCAAAGAAAACTTCGCTTTGGCCAAGGAATCAGAAATGGTGTTTGTCCCAGCAGGAAACTATGATCCTTTTTACCGAGACCAAGACAAAACTGACCAATCAATACAGGTAGGATCATTTTATCTCGACACCTATCCCGTTACAAACAAAGACTTTGTAGAGTTTGTAACGCTCAATAAAAAATGGCGGCGATCACAAGCTAAGTTTTTATTCCGAGAAAAAACCTATTTGCAGCATTGGACAGATGATCTTTCCGTTGCAGAAGAACTTGAAAAAAGCCCTGTGGTAAATGTTTCATGGTTTGCAGCCAGAGCATATTGTGAAAGCAAAAAGAAACGACTGCCCAGCATGGACGAATGGGAATATGTTGCGCGAGCCGGAACAAAAGCGAAAAACGGAAACAAAGAAAAAGGTTTTCTGAAACGTATTTTAGACTGGTATGGAAAGCCAAGCGTTGAAAAACTTCCGCCAGTCGGATCAACCTACAAAAATTATTTCGGCATCTTTGATATGAACGGTTTAATCTGGGAATGGGTTGAAGATTTTAATACTGTTCTGCTCACCGGCGAATCTCGCGGAGATAGTGGCGTTGAACGAAAACTCTATTGCGCTGCAGGGTCCGTTGGCACTGCAAATCCCGAGGACTATGCAGCCTTCATGCGCTTTGCCTTCCGCGCCAGTTTAAAGGCAAAATATAGCTCAAACAATCTTGGATTTCGATGTGCAAAGGAGAAATAACATGCTTCAAAAAATCTTTCTTACTCTCTGTTTTGTGTCACTGCTTGCTTGTCACCGTCAAGCACCGCAAGAAATGTCTCAACATCATGACCATGAAAGCATGGAAGCTTCAACTGTGAGTGATCAATCCATTTACTTGCTCGAATCAGCTTGGAAAAATCAGCACAACAAAACCGTGAACCTTCAAGAACTGAAAGGGAAAGTGCTGGTGCTTACCATGATTTACACCAGCTGTGAATACGCCTGCCCACGCATTGTTGCCGACCTCAAACGCATCGAAGATGAGCTTGGCTTCTTTGCAAAAAGCAAGGTTGAATATGTTTTGGTTTCAATAGATCCAAAACGAGACAAGCCAGAAAAACTCAACAGCTTTTCACTTAAAAACGAATTCGGAAAAAATTGGACCCTACTCACGGGAAGTGCATCGAACGTAAGAGAACTTGCCGCAGTGTTGGGAGTTCAATACAAACAAACGAACAACGACTTCTCACATTCCAATCTCATCAGCATCATCAATCAAAAAGGTGAAATTGCGTATCAACAACAAGGCCTTGGAACCAACCCAAGCGAAACCATTCGCCATATACAAGCGTTACTTCACTAACTACTTCGCAAAAGTGTGAATGTATTCAATCACCGATTTGATTTCAGCGTCACTGAGTGAAGATCTCCAAGCTGGCATTAAGGCGGAGAGCTTATTTGCGGCGCCACCATCTTTAATTACTTTTGCCAAATGAGCATCTGTACGAGATTGGAAAAAAGCTTTATTTCGAAAGCTGGGAGGTTTTGGATTCAATGCTGCAGAAGCTGCACCATCACCAGCGCCAGTTGCACCATGACATGCCACGCAAAACTGGTTGTACTTAGCTTTCCCAACCGCAATGTCAGCGTGTGCAAACGATGAAAAACAAAACAGACTCACCACAAAAACTAAAACGAGACTTTTCATAAACCCTCCTTTATTGATGACATTTTGAACGAACAATCACCTTCGACAAAAAAACACAAGCCCATATAAGACATCCTATAATCCACGCTATTGCTGCATATGCCAAGTGCGACACATACAAATCTGAGAGCATATGCGCTGTAACACGAGTAATCATCGCAATAAAAAACAAAACGAGCATAAACCAAAGCGCCTTAGATTTTACTTCCAATTGCTGATCATGACCTCCATGAGACAAAGTAACTCTGGTAGCAACTGCAAAAAACATAAGCGACAAGGCGCCTATAAAAATTATGTGGTTAAAATGAACTGAATATTGAGTCCAAAAAACTGCTGGCCACGAACCAAGTGCAAACATCCAAGAGCTTAACCACAAGCATTTGCTCAAGATACCTTTGCTCTTTGGAAAAAGATAAATTCGCCATTCAAACAACACAATCCAACTGAGCAAAAGTGCACGAAGTATTTTTCCGAGCCCGCTTGAAAAAAATGCTTCCACTGCAAAACTTGCATACAGCAAAACAACATACACCAGCTGAATTTTTTTCAACTTTTCATCCAAAGATGTACTCAAAAAAGGATGACCCGCATGAAGCATTGCTGGATTTACTCTGGATATTCCCATAATACTTGGAAGCAATTTTGTTCCCACGCCAAGTGCGAATCCAAAAAAAGTTCCATACCAAAATAAAATCTGTGCAAAACGAAGAAGCTGTGAAGCAAGTGGAAAAATGTCATTCACCACCAAAAGCACAACACTCACAAGTGCACTTGCCATTCCAGCACCTACAAACACAAACGCTGGTGGCAGCTTCACCTTTTTTTGCTGAAAACGTTTTTTCGCAAATACGAAGAGTGCGAAATAATTTCCTAAAAGAAAAAGATGAAAGAGAAGAGGCGAAGGAAGAAATGCACTCAAAAACAAAAAAAGAAACAGAAGGAAAAAAACTTGTTTTTCTTTTGGGCTTGCCGACATGGTATCGGTGAACTTTGGAATTGCGGTAAGCAAAAAACCAATGACACCTCCCAAAAAAAATCCGCCTATCATCACATCGGCGTGAAACGCTCTGGGGTAGAGAGAAATGTTTTGCAAAGAGAAAAGTATCCAAACACCAACACCCACAAGGCCAAAAAGAAAAGCGAACGGGAAAAAGATTTGATACGGATCATGTTGCCTAAAAAGCTTCATCGAAAAACTTCCTTAAAATTTTGCTGTTGTTTGAAGATATACAAAGTGGCTTTGTGTGCCGCCGCCAGTGTCAGCAAAAAAATCACCAGCCCTAAAATAAGAGTATCCCAATAAAAAGTCTGCGTACTTATTCCACACATATTTTCCAAGCAAATCAATTTCATGCCCAGCTATACCAGATGCTCCAACAGCACCTGCCCGCAATTGCGCTCCACTTGCGGCGAAGAGGCCATCTGTAACTTCTGGAAGAAGAAAAAAGTGATATGCACTTGAAAGGGTGATTTTTTCTGTTGGCTTTATGGAAACATTTGCTGAGAGATCGTGAATATTTCTCCAAGAAACAAAATCCATGTATCCATATTTATTGTGGTTGGTTGGAAAAAGATTGTTAAAGCGCTCAACCGTAGCTGTGTTTGGATCATCACCGGAAGCATGATTGTATTCCAAACCAATGCGAGGTTTTACGCGCGCAGCAAAAGTATAACCAACTTGAGCATGCCCCGCATAAGCTGCATGATTATTTGGCTGCGATTTTCCAAATTGACCAGCAGCTTCAACACCATAATCAAAACCTCCACCAAAATTTCCTTTCAGCAAAGCTCCAACCGTGACAATATCAAGACTGCGGCCCGCTGCAGAACCTGCTGCATTGTGATAGTACAAAAGATAATCTTCATAAGAATGATTTTTCCAGCCAGTCCATCCACCAAGCATTCCCGCCAAATACTGATTGGGTCCACTTTTAACGTTCACGCTTCCAAAAGTATCAACCCAAATGTTTTCACTTTTATATCGAAGCTTAAGCGCATCAAAAGCA from Deltaproteobacteria bacterium CG11_big_fil_rev_8_21_14_0_20_42_23 carries:
- a CDS encoding SCO family protein produces the protein MLQKIFLTLCFVSLLACHRQAPQEMSQHHDHESMEASTVSDQSIYLLESAWKNQHNKTVNLQELKGKVLVLTMIYTSCEYACPRIVADLKRIEDELGFFAKSKVEYVLVSIDPKRDKPEKLNSFSLKNEFGKNWTLLTGSASNVRELAAVLGVQYKQTNNDFSHSNLISIINQKGEIAYQQQGLGTNPSETIRHIQALLH